In one window of Syngnathus typhle isolate RoL2023-S1 ecotype Sweden linkage group LG7, RoL_Styp_1.0, whole genome shotgun sequence DNA:
- the LOC133157651 gene encoding filamin-C-like isoform X2, with protein sequence MSNNYGEEPQYYQAADFGGEEDDEIPATEKDLAEDAPWKKIQQNTFTRWCNEHLKCVNKNIGDLQRDFSDGLKLIWLLEVLSQKKMYRKYHNRPNFRQMKLENVSVALEFLDREHIKLVSIDSKAIVDGNLKLILGLIWTLILHYSISMPMWDDEDDEEAKKLTPKQRLLGWIQNKVPQLPINNFNRDWRDGKALGALVDNCAPGLCPDWAEWDPKQPVENAREAMQQADDWLGVPQVIAPEEIVDPDVDEHSVMTYLSQFPKAKLKPGAPLKPKQLFPHKAKAYGPGIEPQGNKVLHPAVFTVETLEAGSGEVLVFVEDPEGHKEEAKVKPNKDKNRSYTVTYVPKVEGLHKVKVLFAGQDIDKSPYAVNVAKDMGDPSKVHARGPGLERTGNVANKPTYFDIYTAGAGNGDIAVVIADPQGKIDTVEIILENKGDSVFRCTYRPVTEGPHAIRVLFGGHEIPKSPFPVNIAEAPPVAPPTGAPLQIIPQSVLTPPGTKGPPPPKKPARPTINPNACRATGRGLQPKGVRVKEVADFKVFTKGAGSGTLNVSVKGPTGAQEQVNVRDVGNGVYECEYYPLKPGKYTVGITWGGQPIPRSPFEVEVGPEAGFQKVRAWGPGLRTGMVGKSADFVVEAVGTDVGTLGFSIEGPSQAKIECDDKGDGSCDVRYWPTEPGDYAVHVVCDDEDIKDSPFMAHILPAANDTFPEKVKAFGPGLQPTGVTVNKPTEFTIDARVAGKGPLTIYAQDAEGCAIDIKISDKGDATYLCTYTPAKPIKHTIIIAWSGVNVPNSPFRVLVGEGCHPDRVKVYGPGVEKTGLKANEPTYFTVDCGQAGQGDISIGIKCAPGVVGPAEADIDFDIIKNDNDTFTVKYTPPAAGRYTIMVLFADQEIPISPFKVKVEPSHDAGKVKAEGPGLNKTGVEVGTPTHFTIYTKGAGKARPEVRFAASGPGEAVRDFEIIDNHDYSYTVKYTALQQGNMAITVTHGGDPIPQSPFHITVSPQLDIGKVKVEGLDTKVEVGRDQEFTVNAKGAGGQGNVGVKMTSPNGRPIPCKLESDKAKGVHGVKYIPPEEGQYKVDVSYDGNPVMGSPFGLEAVMPADPSKVRAFGPGLQGGVVGKPAPFTIDTKGAGAGGLGLTVEGPCEAKIECQDNGDGTCSVAYLPTEAGEYAINILFADKHVPGSPFKAAVRPAFDPSKVTASGPGLERAKAGETATFTVDCTRAGEAELTVEIVSDSGVKAEVRIQKTAEGTFSVTYIPPFHGAHTVTIKYGGRAIPHFPKVLQVEPSVDTSGVHVYGPGVEPRGVLREVTTHFIVDARALTKVGGNHVKARIVNPSGTTTDGYVTDKGDGTYRVEYTPFEDGTHLIEVLVYDVPVPKSPFRVLVAEGCDPTRVRAYGPGLEGGITNKPNCFTVETRGAGTGGLGLTIEGASEAKISCKDNKDGSCSVEYVPFTPGDYDVNINYGGHPIPGSPFKVPVKDPVDPSKVKCSGPGLGSGVRAHIPQTFTVDCTRAGQAALDVKVFGPTGTTEPMGVKNNGDGTHTVHYTPAQDGPYTVAVKYAEQEVPHSPFKVTSQPGHDASKVRASGPGLDSKGVSASLPVEFTIDARDAGEGLLTVQILDPEGKPKNASIQDNRDGTYTVSYVPDSIGPYTITIKYGGDEIPYSPYRIQSNPTGDASKCRLTVSIGGHGVSGLQKLQTSEDTVITVDAKAAGKGKVTCKVLTPQGMELDMDVVENRDGTFDIYYTAPEPGKYVITIRFGGQNIPKSPFHVVASNEPVAPRDTVDPLFRPVNFLVPFTPQQGEISGEVRMPSGKTARPHITDNKDGTITIKYQPTERGLHEMDIKYEGNHIPGSPLQFFVDAVNSGAVSAYGPGLSYGMVNKAATFTVVTKNAGEGGLSLAVEGPSKAEITCKDNKDGTCTVSYLPTAPGDYSIIVKFDNKHIPGSPFVAKITGDDSITRTSQLNVGTSADVSLKITETDLSSLSASIRAPSGNEEPCLLKRLPNRHLGISFTPKEVGEHEVSVRKNGVHVANSPFKIMVGQSEIGEASRVKAFGKGLVEAHTSETAEFFVDTRNAGYGGLALSIEGPSKVDINCEDMEDGTCKVTYCPTEPGNYTVNIKFAEKHIPGSPFTVKVTGEGRMKESITRKRQASSIASVGSTCGLNLKIPGNWFQTVSAQERLTRTFTRSSHTYTRTERTEISKTRGGETKREVRVEESTQVGGGGSPFRDVFGDFLGRESLSSFAGVAARPEGEMGSQAMTAQVTSPGGKTADADIVDGGNSTYSVRFVPQEMGAHTVNVKYRGQHVPGSPFQFTVGPMGEGGAHKVRAGGPGLERGVAAAPSEFSIWTREAGAGGLSIAVEGPSKAEISFEDRKDGSCGVSYIVKEPGDYEVSIKFNNEHIPDSPFIVPIATLSDEARRLTFSSLQEKDLKVNQEASFMVQRNGARGVVDAKVHTPSGSSEECYVTELDGDKTAVRFIPRENGVHSIDVKFNGCHIPGSPFNVRMGDPGLIGDPGMVTAHGPGLLGGITGAPSDFVVNTCNAGPGTLSVNIDGPSKVKMDCCECPEGYKVTYIPMAPGNYLITIKYGGPQHIVGSPFKAKVTGARLSGGHSLHETSSVLVETVTKSSKVGGGAFASASSKLTSDAGKVVCRGTGLSRATVGQKNNFTVDCGKAGSNMLMVGVHGPHAPCEEVYVKHMGNKLYNVTYTVKDKGSYTLIVKWGDDNVPGSPYKVAAS encoded by the exons ATGAGCAACAACTACGGCGAGGAGCCGCAGTACTACCAGGCCGCCGACTTTGGCGGCGAGGAGGACGACGAGATCCCGGCCACCGAGAAGGACCTGGCCGAGGATGCGCCGTGGAAGAAGATCCAGCAGAACACCTTCACCCGCTGGTGCAACGAGCACCTCAAGTGCGTCAACAAGAACATCGGCGACCTGCAACGCGACTTCAGCGACGGCCTGAAGCTCATTTGGCTGCTGGAAGTCCTGAGCCAGAAGAAGATGTATCGCAAGTACCACAACAGGCCCAACTTCCGGCAGATGAAGCTGGAAAATGTCTCGGTGGCACTGGAGTTTCTGGACCGGGAGCACATCAAGCTGGTGTCCATCG ACAGCAAAGCCATTGTTGACGGGAATCTCAAGCTGATCCTGGGTCTCATCTGGACTCTGATCCTGCACTACTCCATCTCCATGCCCATGTGggacgacgaggacgacgaggagGCCAAGAAGCTGACGCCCAAGCAGCGTCTGCTGGGCTGGATCCAGAACAAAGTGCCCCAGCTGCCCATCAACAACTTCAACCGGGACTGGAGGGATGGCAAAGCCCTCGGGGCCTTGGTGGACAACTGCGCTCCGG GTTTGTGTCCCGACTGGGCCGAGTGGGACCCCAAGCAGCCCGTGGAGAACGCCAGAGAAGCCATGCAGCAGGCCGACGATTGGTTGGGTGTGCCTCAG GTGATCGCGCCTGAGGAGATCGTGGATCCAGATGTGGACGAGCACTCGGTGATGACCTACCTGTCGCAGTTCCCCAAAGCCAAGCTCAAGCCAGGCGCTCCTCTCAAACCCAAACAGCTTTTCCCTCACAAGGCCAAAGCCTATGGACCAG GTATCGAGCCTCAGGGTAACAAGGTGCTTCACCCTGCCGTGTTCACCGTGGAGACTCTGGAAGCCGGCAGCGGCGAGGTCCTGGTCTTTGTGGAGGATCCCGAGGGACACAAAGAAGAG GCTAAAGTGAAACCCAACAAGGACAAAAACAGAAGCTACACTGTCACTTATGTTCCTAAAGTTGAGGGTCTGCACAAG GTCAAGGTGTTATTTGCGGGTCAGGACATTGACAAGAGCCCCTATGCGGTGAACGTGGCAAAAGACATGGGCGACCCCAGTAAAGTCCACGCCAGGGGGCCCGGTCTGGAGCGCACCGGGAACGTGGCCAACAAACCCACCTACTTTGACATTTACACAGCCG GCGCTGGCAACGGCGACATCGCCGTGGTTATTGCCGACCCTCAAGGCAAAATAGACACCGTGGAGATCATTCTGGAGAACAAAGGCGACAGCGTGTTCCGATGCACTTATCGCCCCGTGACCGAGGGTCCGCACGCCATCCGCGTGCTGTTCGGAGGCCACGAGATCCCAAAGAGCCCGTTCCCCGTCAACATCGCCGAAG CACCTCCTGTTGCTCCTCCCACAGGAGCTCCCTTGCAGATAATCCCTCAATCCGTGCTCACTCCTCCTGGAACAAAGggcccccccccaccaaaaaaaccCGCCCGTCCAA CCATCAATCCAAACGCCTGCAGAGCCACAGGTCGAGGACTCCAGCCCAAGggtgtgagagtgaaggaggttGCAGACTTCAAAGTTTTCACCAAGGGCGCCGGCAGTGGAACATTGAACGTCTCGGTCAAAGGGCCCA CCGGAGCGCAGGAGCAAGTCAACGTGCGAGATGTCGGAAACGGCGTGTACGAGTGCGAGTATTACCCCCTCAAGCCGGGTAAATACACAGTCGGCATTACCTGGGGAGGCCAGCCCATCCCCCGCAG CCCCTTTGAAGTGGAGGTGGGACCCGAGGCCGGTTTCCAGAAGGTGAGGGCCTGGGGTCCCGGTCTGAGGACGGGGATGGTGGGAAAATCGGCCGACTTTGTGGTAGAGGCCGTCGGCACAGATGTCGGGACGCTGG GCTTCTCCATCGAAGGACCCTCTCAGGCTAAGATCGAGTGCGACGACAAGGGCGACGGCTCCTGCGACGTCCGCTACTGGCCCACCGAACCCGGCGACTACGCCGTCCATGTGGTTTGCGACGACGAGGACATCAAGGACAGCCCCTTCATGGCCCACATCCTGCCCGCTGCTAACGACACCTTCCCCGAGAAG GTGAAAGCGTTCGGGCCGGGCCTGCAGCCAACTGGTGTGACGGTGAACAAACCCACCGAATTCACCATCGATGCCCGCGTGGCCGGGAAGGGTCCGCTCACCATCTACGCCCAG GATGCCGAAGGCTGCGCCATCGACATCAAAATCAGCGACAAGGGCGACGCCACGTATCTGTGCACGTACACTCCTGCCAAGCccattaaacacaccatcatcatcGCCTGGAGCGGCGTCAACGTGCCCAACAGCCCCTTCAGG GTGCTGGTCGGCGAGGGTTGTCATCCAGACAGGGTCAAGGTCTACGGGCCCGGAGTGGAGAAGACGGGCCTCAAGGCTAACGAGCCCACATACTTCACCGTGGACTGCGGCCAGGCCGGCCAAG GCGACATCAGCATTGGAATCAAGTGCGCCCCGGGGGTGGTTGGCCCTGCCGAGGCGGACATCGACTTTGACATCATCAAGAATGACAATGACACCTTTACTGTCAAGTACACGCCCCCAGCGGCGGGTCGCTACACCATCATGGTGCTCTTTGCTGACCAA GAAATTCCCATCAGTccgttcaaagtcaaagtggagCCCTCTCACGATGCTGGCAAGGTGAAAGCCGAGGGGCCCGGACTCAACAAGACAG GAGTGGAGGTGGGCACGCCCACCCACTTCACTATCTACACAAAGGGTGCGGGCAAAGCCAGGCCCGAGGTGCGCTTCGCGGCCTCGGGCCCAGGGGAGGCGGTCCGTGACTTTGAGATCATCGATAACCACGATTACTCCTACACGGTCAAGTACACCGCTCTTCAAcag GGCAACATGGCCATCACGGTCACCCACGGAGGCGACCCCATCCCGCAGAGTCCCTTCCATATCACAGTCTCACCGCAGCTGGATATCGGAAAAGTCAAAGTGGAGGGATTGGACACGA AAGTGGAAGTGGGAAGGGACCAGGAATTCACAGTGAACGCCAAGGGTGCCGGCGGGCAGGGCAACGTAGGCGTGAAGATGACCTCGCCCAACGGCCGACCCATCCCGTGCAAGCTGGAGTCGGACAAAGCCAAAGGCGTTCACGGCGTGAAGTACATCCCCCCGGAGGAGGGGCAGTACAAGGTGGATGTCAGCTATGACGGAAACCCCGTCATGGGAAGCCCCTTCGGGCTGGAAGCCGTGATGCCCGCTGACCCCTCAAAG GTCCGAGCTTTCGGCCCCGGTCTTCAGGGCGGCGTGGTGGGCAAACCGGCTCCGTTCACTATCGACACCAAAGGAGCGGGTGCCGGCGGGCTGGGCCTAACGGTGGAGGGTCCCTGCGAGGCCAAAATCGAGTGCCAAGACAACGGCGACGGCACGTGCTCGGTCGCCTACCTGCCCACCGAGGCCGGCGAGTACGCCATCAACATCCTGTTCGCCGACAAGCACGTTCCGGGCTCCCCTTTCAAGGCGGCGGTACGACCGGCCTTCGACCCCAGCAAGGTCACGGCCAGCGGCCCCGGGCTGGAAAGAGCCAAGGCAGGGGAGACGGCCACCTTCACTGTGGACTGCACACGGGCCGGCGAGGCAGAGCTCACCGTCGAGATCGTATCGGACAGCGGGGTGAAGGCCGAGGTGCGCATCCAGAAAACGGCAGAGGGAACTTTCTCCGTCACCTACATCCCGCCGTTCCACGGCGCGCACACCGTTACCATCAAGTACGGAGGCCGCGCGATCCCCCACTTCCCCAAGGTTCTGCAGGTGGAGCCTTCAGTGGACACCAGCGGGGTGCACGTCTACGGGCCAGGAGTGGAGCCGAGAG GCGTCCTGCGAGAGGTCACGACCCACTTCATCGTGGACGCCCGCGCTCTCACCAAGGTCGGAGGCAATCACGTGAAGGCTCGCATCGTCAACCCTTCGGGCACCACCACGGATGGCTACGTCACCGACAAGGGCGACGGCACCTACAGAGTGGAGTACACGCCCTTTGAGGACG GCACGCATCTGATTGAGGTCCTAGTCTATGACGTGCCCGTACCCAAAAGTCCCTTCAGAGTGTTAGTGGCGGAGGGATGCGATCCCACCCGGGTCAGGGCCTATGGACCGGGCCTGGAGGGAGGAATCACTAACAAGCCCAACTGCTTCACGGTGGAGACCAG GGGTGCCGGGACCGGAGGTCTGGGCCTAACCATCGAGGGTGCGTCCGAGGCCAAAATCTCTTGCAAAGACAACAAAGACGGAAGCTGCAGCGTGGAGTACGTCCCCTTCACGCCCGGAGACTACGATGTCAACATCAACTACGGCGGTCACCCCATCCCGGGCAGTCCCTTCAAAGTGCCCGTCAAAGACCCCGTGGACCCCAGCAAGGTCAAGTGCTCCGGTCCCGGCCTGGGTTCCGGCGTTAGAGCGCACATCCCTCAAACCTTCACGGTGGACTGCACTCGGGCCGGGCAGGCTGCGCTGGATGTCAAAGTGTTTGGACCGACAG GTACCACGGAGCCAATGGGTGTCAAAAACAATGGTGACGGCACCCACACTGTTCACTACACCCCAGCTCAGGACGGACCCTACACCGTGGCAGTCAAATATGCAGAGCAGGAAGTCCCGCATAG TCCATTCAAGGTCACGTCTCAGCCCGGGCACGACGCCAGCAAGGTGCGAGCCAGCGGCCCCGGTCTGGACAGCAAAGGCGTGTCCGCCAGCCTTCCCGTAGAGTTCACCATTGACGCTCGCGATGCCGGCGAGGGGCTGCTCACTGTGCAGATTCTG GACCCGGAGGGCAAGCCGAAGAACGCCAGCATCCAGGACAACAGGGACGGCACCTACACCGTGTCCTACGTCCCCGACTCCATCGGCCCGTACACCATCACCATCAAATACGGAGGGGATGAAATTCCGTACTCGCCCTACAGGATTCAGTCTAATCCCACGGGAGATGCCAGCAAGTGTCGCCTCACAG tgtCAATAGGAGGACACGGCGTAT CGGGCCTTCAGAAGCTGCAGACCTCAGAGGACACGGTCATCACGGTGGATGCCAAGGCCGCCGGCAAGGGCAAGGTAACGTGCAAGGTGTTGACGCCGCAAGGGATGGAGCTGGACATGGACGTGGTGGAGAATCGCGACGGCACCTTCGACATTTACTACACGGCCCCTGAACCCGGCAAATACGTCATCACCATTCGCTTTGGAGGCCAAAACATCCCCAAGAGCCCCTTCCACGTGGTG GCCTCAAACGAGCCGGTTGCCCCTCGCGACACGGTGGACCCTCTCTTCAGGCCGGTCAACTTCCTGGTGCCTTTCACGCCGCAGCAAGGAGAAATATCAG GCGAGGTCCGGATGCCCTCGGGCAAGACGGCCAGGCCGCATATCACCGACAATAAAGACGGCACCATCACCATCAAGTACCAACCCACCGAGAGAGGCCTGCACGAGATGGACATCAAATATGAAGGCAACCACATTCCAG GAAGCCCTCTGCAGTTCTTTGTGGACGCCGTGAACAGTGGAGCGGTGTCGGCCTACGGTCCCGGCCTGAGTTACGGCATGGTCAACAAAGCCGCCACCTTCACCGTGGTCACCAAGAACGCGGGCGAAG GCGGTCTCTCCCTGGCAGTGGAGGGCCCATCTAAGGCAGAGATCACCTGCAAGGACAACAAAGACGGCACCTGCACCGTGTCCTATCTTCCCACGGCGCCCGGAGACTACAGCATCATTGTCAAGTTTGACAACAAGCACATTCCCGGCAGCCCCTTTGTCGCCAAGATCACCG GCGACGACAGCATTACCCGCACGTCTCAGCTGAACGTGGGCACGTCCGCCGACGTTTCGCTCAAGATCACCGAAACGGACCTGAGCTCTCTCAGCGCCAGCATTCGAGCGCCCTCGGGCAACGAGGAACCCTGCCTGCTCAAGAGGCTGCCCAACAGACATCTCG GTATCTCATTCACCCCGAAAGAGGTGGGCGAGCATGAAGTGAGCGTGAGGAAGAACGGCGTACACGTCGCCAACAGCCCCTTCAAGATCATGGTCGGCCAATCGGAGATCGGCGAGGCCAGCCGGGTCAAAGCCTTCGGCAAAGGCCTGGTGGAGGCGCACACGTCTGAGACGGCCGAATTCTTTGTGGACACCAGGAACGCCG GTTACGGCGGGCTGGCGTTGTCCATCGAGGGTCCCAGCAAAGTGGATATCAACTGCGAAGATATGGAGGACGGGACGTGCAAGGTGACCTACTGTCCGACAGAGCCCGGAAATTACACGGTTAACATCAAGTTTGCCGAAAAGCACATCCCAG GAAGTCCGTTCACAGTGAAGGTGACCGGCGAAGGGAGGATGAAGGAGAGCATAACCAGAAAGAGGCAGGCGTCCTCCATCGCTTCGGTGGGCAGCACCTGCGGACTCAACCTGAAGATTCCAG GAAACTGGTTCCAGACGGTGTCGGCCCAAGAGAGGCTCACCCGGACGTTCACCCGCAGCAGCCACACGTACACGCGCACCGAGCGCACCGAGATCAGCAAAACCCGTGGCGGCGAGACCAAGCGGGAAGTTCGGGTGGAGGAGAGCACTCAGGTGGGCGGAGGGGGCAGCCCCTTCAGAGACGTCTTTGGAGACTTCCTGGGCCGGGAGAGCCTGAGCAGCTTCGCCGGCGTCGCGGCCAGACCCGAAG GCGAGATGGGCTCGCAGGCCATGACGGCCCAGGTGACCAGCCCCGGGGGCAAGACGGCGGACGCCGACATCGTGGACGGAGGAAACAGCACGTACAGCGTGCGCTTCGTCCCCCAGGAGATGGGCGCGCACACCGTCAACGTCAAGTACCGAGGCCAGCACGTCCCCGGGAGCCCCTTCCAGTTTACCGTGGGGCCCATGGGGGAGGGAGGCGCGCACAAGGTCCGGGCGGGAGGCCCCGGCCTGGAAAGAGGCGTGGCCGCAGCACCTT CTGAATTTAGCATCTGGACTAGAGAGGCCGGCGCCGGGGGCTTGTCCATTGCCGTGGAAGGGCCCAGCAAGGCGGAAATCTCCTTTGAGGACAGAAAGGACGGCTCCTGCGGCGTCTCTTATATCGTCAAAGAACCCG GTGACTACGAGGTGTCGATTAAGTTCAACAACGAGCACATCCCCGACAGCCCGTTCATCGTTCCCATCGCGACCCTGTCGGACGAAGCCCGCAGGCTCACGTTCAGCAGCCTGCAG GAGAAGGATTTGAAGGTGAACCAAGAAGCCTCGTTCATGGTGCAGCGCAACGGCGCTCGCGGCGTGGTGGACGCCAAAGTCCACACCCCCTCCGGCAGCTCCGAGGAGTGTTACGTCACCGAGCTGGATGGCG ACAAGACCGCCGTCCGCTTCATTCCCCGCGAAAACGGCGTCCACTCCATCGACGTCAAGTTCAACGGCTGCCACATTCCGGGAAGCCCCTTCAACGTGCGGATGGGAGATCCCGGACTGATCGGGGATCCGGGCATGGTTACGGCGCACGGCCCCGGCCTGCTGGGCGGAATCACCG GCGCGCCCTCCGACTTTGTGGTCAACACGTGCAACGCCGGGCCGGGCACGCTGTCGGTGAACATCGACGGCCCGTCCAAGGTCAAGATGGACTGCTGCGAGTGTCCCGAAGGCTACAAAGTCACCTACATCCCCATGGCGCCCGGCAACTATCTCATCACCATCAAGTACGGCGGGCCGCAGCACATTGTCGGGAGCCCCTTCAAAGCTAAAGTCACAG GCGCCCGCCTGTCAGGCGGACACAGCCTGCACGAGACCTCGTCCGTCCTGGTGGAAACGGTCACCAAGTCGTCCAAAGTGGGCGGCGGGGCTTTCGCCTCCGCCTCCTCCAAGCTGACGTCTGACGCCGGCAAGGTGGTCTGCCGCGGGACGGGCCTGAGCAGGGCCACGGTGGGGCAGAAAAACAATTTCACAGTCGACTGCGGCAAGGCAG GCAGCAACATGCTGATGGTGGGCGTGCACGGGCCTCACGCTCCGTGCGAGGAGGTCTACGTCAAGCACATGGGCAACAAGCTCTACAACGTCACCTACACCGTCAAGGACAAGGGCAGCTACACGCTCATCGTCAAATGGGGAGACGACAACGTCCCCGGCAGCCCCTACAAAGTGGCCGCGTCCTAA